From Impatiens glandulifera chromosome 7, dImpGla2.1, whole genome shotgun sequence:
AAGTGTTTAGTGTTTTCTTGTAATTTCGGACACCCGTCAAAACCCAATTTGAGAGGGATATAAAATCTTTTCAATGTAATAATGGGAGAGAATTCGATAATCATTCGTTTAGGAAATTTGCGTCCACGCATGAAATGACCTTTCGCTTCTAATGTCCTCACACTTCGTCTTAGAACGGCAAGGCCGAGAGATAGTTTCGTACTATCAATAATATGATTCGTATATTACTCACTCATGCCAAGATACCCACCTCATTTTGGCATCATGCTCTCCAAATGACCACATACCTCATAAATATTCTTCCGCGTAAACACATGGCATACGTTACTTTGTTACAACGTTTGTACCGCAAAGATCCAATGTATGACTATTTACGCGTGTTTAGGTGTTGTGTTACTCTATATTTCTATCAACGACGATTCATAAAATTCTTCCACGTTTTATCCCATGTATATTTCTTGGATACCCACTAAATCACTAGTCATTATTTGTTGTCACGTCATATTTGACGAGTCCCGTTTTCTTTTGTTGAAATTTTAGTCCCCTCCATTGTCGTACGATTTTCTCGATAATTCTCCATCACCATATGTGATTCATCATCCGTCTGCATTTTTATCTCCACCCTCACCATTAAATTATTGacatagatttttttatttatttgtaaatgtcACGTAGATACTAAGTTAACGACGTTTGAAaccgttaaaataaaatttaacaataaaaaatgttaaattatgaTGTTTGAAAGAAGAGATTTAAATGTAACTTAggctaaataaataatactaatttaaccattattattattgagttttaatattaagatatatataagtGTTTTGTACTTCTCATATTATGTTCAAATTCAACAAtacatttcaatttttatatatatattactaaataatttgttaaaagatatcaactatttattattttatttttctatcattGCCTacttagttatttttttaattaggctttaaataaatatattattcaaatgaGAACATttgcatatttaattaatttcttaattacgctttaaataaatatattattcaaatgaaACATttgcatatttaattattaggaaaatagtaattaaactacaagaaaatgttattattgtcactttaaatattataaataaatacaaagaaattgaaaagttaaaagtattagttaataatatttattaaatgttgAACTCTAGATGAATATTAACTAGAGTTTTCACTAAAAGAAAATatctatattttgatatttaaaattgatattttgtaatctaaagtgttatacaatttttattataagaagATGTATACTTTATAGAAATATTAagtgtaaaataaaaatgtcatattatttattagtagTTAGAACTCGAATGACAtacatacatttatttattatttattatgattctCGCATTTATAGATACTCAAACTATTTTTACTACAATTTCAAATCCTCTCGGATTGCCTCTTTGATCGCGGGAAGATCCTCACTTCTTGTCGGTTATACTTTAGCTTTTGTGCCTCGTCTCTCGACATTCGGAAAGCACTCATCACCACTTCCACCGGCATTGCCCGGATCACCGAAGTCTTCCCAGCCAACGGGCTTGATATGGCCCTGTCATTTGTCTTGAACGACACCCACTCTAATCCTTCGTTTCCTGCCAGCTTGACTTCAGCGTAGTTCTGAGGGACGACCAATAGCTGCCCTTGACGGACTTCGCCATTGAAGACGGCCCGGTTGGAGTGACCCACCACTTGGATTCGGCCCGTTCCGCGCAATATGTATATTATGTTGTGGGCGTTAAGAGTCCAGTGTGGAGCCGCCATTGCGTTCTTGAAGTGAAGAGATCGAAACATTGCGTTAGAAAACATTGTCAGTAGCTAGTTTGagtctctatatatatatgtctatcaCTAGCTATTTGTATATATGCTTAATTATTACCTCGTAAAGGACTCCTCTCTCGGCGCTCAATTGGATTTCCTTCAAAATTGGGAGGTTATGACTATTGACGGTGCTAATGCGACCACCCTGAGCGGTGTACACATCTGCTCTCTCTGGATCATCGAGATTTTCTCTGATCCTCATTGTGCAAACGGTTTCCTCGAATCCGTTGTTTCTTGGGCTCcactctcttcttctttcctccTCGTACTTGGACGGTCTTTGCATTTCAAATTCTTTACCTACCCTCACAATGAATCCTCTGTTATCATCTTGTCCCTGTAGTCTTGCGGCTGTCTCCAAGTCGACTTGGAAAGATTCCGCCAAAACCTCGGTCTCAAATCCCTGGAAAAGGTTGCCTGAAAAGTTCTCATCTTGTTGTTGTTGACCACTGTACTTCCTCCTCTGTTGCATTTCTGACTCTTGCGGATTACCGGCAAGGAAGAATCTCTACAACACAATTAATTCAAGAAGACTCGTtgtctaatttatatattcttgCACTTGCACGCGGTTAATAATTTtcgaatatatatttatatgtgatATGTTAATTAGTTACCCTGAGGTTTTGATCGAGCTGGTTTTCGACGTTGCTGGTATCGTGGACCACCATGAGTTCAAGGTCTTCGTTGCCATCGTTATGGACCCAATGAGCTAGGCCAACTTTGAAGGCAACAATGTCTCCCTTCCTGCAACGATGGATCTTCTGGTGTTGATCCCTAAACTTTTGTGAGCCAAATTGTCCTCCAACATCAATTTGTTCGCTCGATTGAAACGTTTCTGCGCAGCCTGGATTTATGGTGCCAACAATTCCCCTACCTATTCCATTCCATGCATGCatgtttcaatatttaattagtattctaaattaaatagtaatagtaaaatttaacaaaagaaCAACAACATGCCTTTTACAACATAAGCTAGCAAAGGGGCATTGCTGAAAGTAGGCAAGAGGAGGCCTCCTTGCTGGATAAGGTGGCGGGAGGCGGCCACACCGGCACACTGAATCTGGTCAAAGGTCTGGTCCCAAACATCGGTGTAACCGGCTTCATGCTGGAGGCGCCTGGCAGGCTCGAGAGGGTTGATGCTTTGGATGCGACACTGCGCTTGTTGTTGTTGGCCAGCCTGTCTATAAGCAGAGCCTCCGGTTGTAAGGACCAGGAAGCATAGTATGCTAATTGGAAGTACACAAGAGTTAACCATGGCTATAGATAGCTAGCTTGCTAATTAGGAAGTGGGATaggaatgaatgaatgaagaaTGTGGATTGTAGGGATAATTTATAAGGGAGAGAACTTGATGAGAGAACTCCACCTAAGTTTCATATATTTGCATTGCTGTTTGCATCAGTATTGCATTGCTGATTTTTGTTTTACATTATCTTTTGAAGAAGAATTTGTACACGGCAACCTTGGACAAGTTAAATTAAAGCTCATGTCTGCTTGTTTTGTGCATGGTTTTGGTTTGTCTTGTTGTTTGGAAACAAGAACATCACGAGTTTCCTCATACATACAATTAGCTtgcaataattaattaaactattttatctCTATAGTTTGCAGTTTAATGTTACTTTTGAATGATATAGATCATAACCCAATTCATTAATCCaatctttgtttttttgttttgtttttggtaGCTCAAaccataaaaattataaaacaagttAATCTATATTGTAAAAcaatatttctaattaatttcaaactctTTTGTACATTATGGGTGCagccaaattaaataaatacatagaGCAGCAGCTAGAGACACATGCAACCCCTACGTGGACAAGGGCATACATCATGAGCAGCTGGAATATTACTTTAATGTGAAAACCTTTTTAAAAatacacatttaaaaaatataatttaattttattctaacattttgataaaatttcaattcaagTAACAAGTAATTTCTCAATAATCTTGATTGTACAGATTCAGTCTCAtgtactttttaaatttaaattgataattgACTGCAATAATGTTCATGTTTTTAATTTGAGTAtgtacttattttaaattattttattttatttatatatttttgtgtttgatAAAATGACTTAACACTCTTTCATTAGAAGCCTTCAAAGTGGGAAGGTTAATATTAAAACTAGATAAAccctatttttaattataagatgacaaataaacgactcaaaagtttttgaatggtagcagtcaaatcacattacaaacATTGTTTACTATGaacaaatattacaatatatttttccCAAGCCGCGTTGTCTCTTTGTTCGCCTTTTTTGACCATATTGCCTTCTTCCACGCCTCATCTTTTCTCGTTTTTCATGAAGGGAGATTAAATTGTAGCAGTTGATTATGTTTGTTTACTCTCattgtttaatcttcctctGTATGAACCCgtagtaatataataaaatatattattctttagGATTTTAGGACTTTTGTTACTGTTTTTCTCTGCTTTAGTTTTACGTGTTTGAGAATCAACAACCTTAATTTCCTCTTTGCTTTTCTCTTTTGCTATATCTTTGTTTTCATCTTCTACCTCTTTCTTGTCTTTAAGTTTATCTTTTTTAGCATTTGGTTAAAGTTTTTTCGATcgagaaagaaaaagagaactCTTATTCATCCGGAAGTGACAGAACTAGCCTTTGGACTTAAAAAAACGACATCGTGTCTTTATGTATTTGTCAGTGAGAACAATGATATGGTATATAATTTATCAACCCACTTCATGGGCGAGACAAGTGCAAGACATTCTTATCTCGTCTGATGCGGGTGTAAATCGACAAGAAGGTCCGGTGAGTGAATGAACTTTCCCTGACTAATGTGATTGAGACTTACTTTCCCATTactaataacatatataaaaatattctaattaattcaaataatcataCCACACAAATTTTGTGTTTAAATTCTCTAACAAAATAAGGTGAAGGTCTATGCCATATGTTGCATCgagtttatattataaatattatattatacttatttaaaaaatataattatagaaatttatatttttaaataatcaaattacaatttaattcaaagaaatcaatattttaaaattaatttaaaataattaatttaaaagataatttatttgatgaaatagttgccaattgatttttgacttaaaataaataaaacatttttgcATATGTATATAAACGTATATTTGACCAGAAATTCTTATAAGTTcgatgtttggtgatactcgagaaagagTTTTTTTACTATATCTTCCGTACCTGTTAAAAACTGTctatactttataaaatcttgacatttgaaaattttgattttattatattttgtttgaccaattatttttcaagtcctaATATACACAtgtttttcttgcatttaaaatgatatgataatatttaaattatagtaCATGCAATTGATATTGATTTAATCGAGGAAggtacttaaaaaaatattagtttaaggcattataatctataaataaatccaaacaaacccttattaaaatattttttttttgcaaatattctataaatatttttaaattgctttctattttttaatatttttaaattgttttctatttttttaatatttttagaaaatagtttttGGGCTCctaatttgaaaagaaaatattaaaattaaaatttcaaacaaacaaacttgtacatactaaaattttacacacccaatttataaatttaaaaataattattttgattatttttgaatgaataaatcaaaaaaatcaaGGCTAAAAgcctaattaaaacaattaattacattaattattgtaataattaaatcctaattaattaagggtaatggccagatgaataaataaaattatttgaggtatatgttgtactcattttatctcaaattaattttagaaaaattacaagattaaaataaatgattttggATGAAATGTGGTACCCATTTTATcccctaaaattatttatttaacccaaaaatatataaaaataaataaataaataaattggcaaaatatttgtcatatttattttaaatattttgtatattttaaagatttaaataaagacaaaagggcgaaagaaaaaaattaatttcaaataaacccttaaggttttaaataaaataaaaatttgtaatcGAGTGTAGCCGAAATTCGGGAGAACAACTACAGCTGAAATCGAGACCATCGGATGGgcgctggattttcatccaatgCCCATGAAGCGCCTACGCCGCTCACTGCAGCCTAGGGAACGCGTATCTACGGAGTAGGTGATCAACTAACGCCCTGTTAACTGAAACGCAACAAAACACCCGATGATGGACAAAACCCAAACGGAACGCTTTACGTCTGCGTGTACACACAAAACGACGTAGTTTTGTGCATAGTTTGTCTTCTTCGTCGTGATCACCGGAGGGATAAGAACGAatcccatctttgatttttttaagataGAAATTCGTCGATAGTCCACATTTTCGAGTAATTCGAAAGttaaaatgatcaccctaccacaaTGATCATTTCGATTACGATCATAAGCTTCATCATACTCTAATCGGGCAAGTTGAaccaagaacaaccaaaacaccaTGAATGGTGTTTGACTTATTCAAGACACTTGGCTTCCTCAACCAACtttgggaggctataaatagcctcccttgACAATTCCGAAGCCCAAAGATATCATCTcaatttacaatttaaaaagtTCCAGaaaatcctccattaaagctCCAAGTTTTTGGATTTTTGGTATTTTCGTGTAAGACCTTAAAGATTGGATTCAGGCATCCCCAAAGCTTCCTTAAGGTTTAAGGGATTGTTCTCCAACACTCGGTAAGCTTTCaatcatcatttaattcatactcctagtttaaaattgaaatttgtatatttcagttttcataagcttgtatgtttttggtttttgaaattcttgattggAAATCGATCTAAAGATCATTTGTGAGTTTTTTGTGAAAATCAGAACCGATCAATCAGtcttaaaaaaaaaccaaatttgaatttggaaaaattaaaaaatgggtTTTCTATTATTGAactaatcctcaagaacaacatCTTACAAATCTTTCCAACAAGTTTCTAATGATGTTAGgtaactatttggatcatgtttgatccatcccgatcatgtttgatcaaaatcaaaattttcaaactaaatgaaaattttgagttcgtGAATTAGTCCAAACGAACAACcattgttcatgttttggtaacAATCAATAGGCATGGCATTTTAGCTTCAACGGGTCGGGTACCCGAAGGAACCGAACCGATCGGTTCGGGTAATTTGTTTGCTTTCGGTTCCGGGTAATTTCGAGTCGAGACCGATCGGTTCCAGTTCGGTTCTGGGTATCcgagaaatattttaaaattcaaccgatctcattttattgaaatatgtcTACTTTTTTCGTTATGTTCAATTTCAATCCGAtttcaattttatcttttattttgtgtatttttaaaataaaatatgtctaatttttttattattaattggtGTGGTAAAAtgactaaaaaaaaatagagacaAAGAAGAAAAGAGGATGTAAAAGAGATATATTGGAGATagaattagtttttaattaatattagtttttcttataaatattatttattcgtttattatttttttatgttataatttatggttgtttgttttattttaattaatataatattttatattttttataaataattttttaaaataatataaattgattttgttttatgtattattaaatgctttaaaatcaaattaaaaagttaaaatattgttaaattaattcaaattatgtttgactaataaaaataggttaaaaaagtaaaaatatattttaaaaaattgtgtttGGTTCGGGTCTGGGTACCCAAACCGATATTTCGGGTAATTTAAGTACCCAATTTTTTTGGGTAGATTTGGGTCCGGTTTGGGTCCCCCAAACTTGAAAATTTGCGATGTCTACCAAACAATCAgatgaagtataaggaagcttTTGGTAAGCTTCCTACACTTCATTACATCTGAAAAATCAAAAACTCGATTTTTGCCTCTAAActgtttttatgaaaatgaatatCTAGGTAGAAtcataccttgagatgatgttcataatATTCATGGGAGTTTTGTGAAACTACACAGGCCCTgagatcaaagaatccaagcctacatcaaaattgcaaaacttgtaattttgatgtttttgagaATCGGTAGGTCCGATCGAGAATTTCAGCTAGGACCGAGGTGTCCGACCAATGTTCTTCagctaggactgagaggtcctaccgatgttcttcatctagaACAGAGAGGTTCGGTAGATGATTTTTCATCCGACCGAGAGTTCTGGCCCCGATCGAGAATTCTAGCCAAGGAGCGAGAGGTCTTAGCACCCTGACCGAGGCTTTTCAGCCAGGACCAAGAGGTCCAACCTAGAATTCTAGCACTAGACCGAGaattctaacctaggaccgtgGGCCCTTACCCCCCGACCGATAATACGAACCCATGACCTAAGACACAGATTCTAAGACCTGTTTGGCTCCActattaaaattccaaaattatttttgtaattttggaatcccaaaccattttctaaaaatcccaaaaaactataaaatgatttcaaaatatttttggaatattttcacaaaaaatattttgataagggctcgtttgagatttatttttaaacgttaATGCCTTTAAATACTGAtgttattcaattatttttctcCCTAGTCATTATCAACATcaagtaccaacatttaaataattgttgttacaatCCTTTAATTCTTAAACCCTAAAATTCCTCTGTCGTGGGCACTAGACTCTTAATTGGATGCGAGggatcctcggtcgggtgcTGGAATTCTTCGATCGGGACTAGAATTCATTGGTCGAGTGCGAGAGTTATCGATCGATGCTAGAATTCCTAGGTCGGGTGTAGGGAAAGTTTAATTCTTAGTCGGAAATCGAACCCATCTAAATTTATCGGTCGGATACCaagaatcctcggtcggatgcaGAATTTCTCGGTCGGGTGGGAGAATTCCTCGGTCAAGTGGGAGATTTCCTCGGCCAAGTGTGGGATTTCTCGGTCATACGCCAAGatttagggatgacaatgggtacccgtatactcgatacccgtgggtacccgatggtcgggttcgggtattttaaatcggggtcGGGGATGGAGACTGAAAATGATTACCCGATCGGTTCAGGTTCGGGGATGGGAAATGTACAAAACTCAAACCCGATACTCGATAcccgaaatattaatattaaatatatatatatatatatatatatatatgttaaaaattaaattgacttttcaaatttcaaatcaataccatcattataaatttacattaaatatattaattaattagttacaCCAACATTCAACCACTCACTCCCCACgccataattaatttaatttatattctccATGACTCttaatctttctttctttaataataaaatttttccCTCTGtattcatttcttattttcaagattaacatctcttatctcttttgtttcaatattttctctaatttttgTTGAACTTCTCTCTAATTCTTGTTGAAGTTCATGTATGTATATTGTTCAACTTCTACAATATAACTATACaagtaagtaatattttcatatgtatttttaatatttagtatttagtatatttataaataataaataaaaattcatattttaatcgggtaatggggtacccgttgAGTATTAAGTACCCGGTgaatcggggatggggataCAAATAGATATACCCGTCGagttcggggtcggggatgggtaataaaataaaaatcgggtTCGAGGATGAATACTTCACTACCCgacgggtagggtacccgttgccatccctacGAAGATTCCTCGGTCAGATGTAGAGGGTCCTCGGTCGAACCGAGATGTCTTGGTCGAtcgtcaagaacatcaaactacatGTTTGATGATTTTAATTAAAGTCTTTATTCTTCGATCTGAGGGTATGTGAAGTTTCGTTTAGTCTTATGGATCATGTATAATATCATCCCGATGCATCATTCGATCGGAATGTTGTTccatttgattcaaatagttcttgAGCGAAAATcgggtttttaattttaaaggtTTTATTGGGTATAAAGAATTTACCAGcaacttaattatatatgttatgatcaaataaaatcaaaacttgAACACTAGCTGTTCATTTTAACCAACTCaagaactgaaatttttattttatttaaaaattttggtttttgatcaaacatgatcagaaTTACTTGGAATCAATATGAAACTACCCCTAACACCTctagaaatatattataaaggTTTTCAGGTCACTGTTCTTGAGTTATAACTCAAGAATACAAAcccgattttgaaaattttcaaaatcaaattttggttcttttgatttggatagattgattcaaaatggTTTCGACAAAAAACTTTTAAATGATCTCAAGATcattttccaatcaagaaattGAACAATCAAGAAATATGTAAAACTAGAAGAACtggaatataaaaatttcaatttgaatttataagtTGAATTATAACATAAATGGAAGTTTATAGTGAGTTGGAGAACATTCCTTAACTCTTTTAGAAACTTTGTAATTAATCAGAACTGAACCTTAAGGCCatacacaaattttaaaaattttcatgaaaaacttgaatattttaatGGAGAATTTCATATGAAGTGGATTGAGGGTTTAAGATTCTGATCATTGATTTCGTTTTGGCTGAGAGGGGCTATTTATAGCCAGTCAATGTCGGTTCATCGATCAAGTGGATCGAGTTTAGgaaaaaaatgtcattaatggcttttgtcTTTTCTTCATCTAGTTGATCGTTATAAGGCATGATTTCTCCTATAATcataggtgaaatgatcaccaagtTATCATGATCATTTCAACTTTTGAATCAAGTCATTTGATGGAGTATCGACCGACTTCCATccttaaaaaatcaaagatttCGGCCGATATTGATCTAGTTCGTCGCGAGGATGAATACAAACCAGGGTAAAAAATAGCGTTGTTTGTTTCTTCCGCGGTTGAGCGCCGAGGGAGTCTCGAAACGACGTCGTGTTTGCCTAGACAAATATGTGTTCCGTCTGCGTTAGGCGTTCCGTTCGCGTCTGGGCTAATAACGTTGAGGCGCCCATTAGTTGATCCGTTATTTTGCGAacacacatttcttccattgcaACGGGTACGCGGCTAGCTGTTAGGCGTTGGATGATATTTTAGCGCTCATCTGATGACTATGGGGTCTGTTGcactaatttcttttaatttcgGTTGTAATAGATCTCGATCCTTTTTCAgccttagagcttgtttgaaattgatttattttaactcTCTTTTGTTCCATTTTTAATCTACAAAACATacataatgtttttaatatgcatatcatttattttgtctatttattttattttttgacatattttgattttcttggcctttatcttaattaattgggatttaattattataataattatttcaataagttatttaatcatgatttggccttaattttaattatctttaatttatttattaaaaatattatttacaaatttttaaattgggtaaataaaattttagagcttacctatttaaataaatatatttatataaaaatagaaataaattaataaatatgaatatagataatatatatgtttatatatttgtataaatataaaaatatgaatatatataaattaataagaaaatagtatttaagataatattattatattatatatatattattttatattttatgtaaaataattatatatatatatatttaaatttaaaatttaataagcaaataatatttaaaacatatatacccaatttataaaatttaaatattattttgatttattttcaaataaataaaatctaaataattaactaaaggccaaaaacttaattaaacaattaattaaattgattattgtgataattaaaatgtaattagtTGAGGACAAtggccaaataaaataaataaaattatttgggataaatgttttacttattttatctcaaaataatttaaaaaaaatcaaaggattaaaataattaatttaagatgaaatgtggtacccatttatctttaaatattatttatttagcccaaaaatatacaagaaaataaaataattagaaaaaatagttttcatatttaatttaatattttgtgtattttaaaagattaaaaataaaatcaaaagtgtgaaagaaaaattaatttcaaacaaacccttaaggttttaaaataaaaaataaatcagtaaTCCAGTGCAGCCGAAATCCGGAGGATTCATTGTAGTCGGAATTACCACAATCAGATGAGTGTTCGATTGTCATTCAACACCCAACGTCACGCTGAGTTGCTCACTATAGCCGAAAGAACGCACGTCCGCGAAGCAGGCGATCGTCTAATGCGCACCTCAGTGTCGTTAGCCGAAACGCGTCGAAACGCCCAAAACGCAACTAAACCGTGACGGAACACCAACGAACCGCTCCGCGTTCTAGCTCAAAATGTTGATGTTTCGTCTTTGGGTCGTCTTTTTTCTTGTGATCGTCGGAGGATAAGACCATATCCcatctttgatttctcaaagatggaactcaaccgttaatcaatatttttggctaattcaaaaggtgaaatgatcaccctaccacggtgatcatttcttATATAACCTTAGGCATAATTATGCCCTATTACGGCAAGTTGAtccaagaacaaccaaaattccattaatggcttttggctgattcaagGCAACTTGATACCTCAAAGATGATcatcaaaaggtgaaatgatcaccctaccacgatGATCATTTCTCATAAAACCTTAAGCATAATTATGCCTTATTACGGCAAGTTGAtccaagaacaaccaaaatctcattaatgacttttggctgattcaagGCAACTTAATACCTCAACCAACTTCGGGAGTCTATAAAGCCTCCCTTAACAATTCTGAATCCAAGAGATCACCTCTCAAACTTTGGATCAATATTTACAGAAAATCTGTCATTAAAACTTCAACCTTTCAGATTTTTCGAAATCTATGTAtaaggccttaaagcttggatctaaGCATTCTCAACGCTTCTAAGCTTagaatcatcctttaattcatacttccaatttgaaattgaaatttttatatttcagttttcataagctCGTATGTTGTTTGGTCTTTGAATTTGATGATTGGAAATCGATCATATGATCATTTATCTTGaaaagaaaaaccgaaatttgaattttgaaaaattaaaaaatgggtTTTCTGTTCTTGAGCTAATCCCCAAGAACATGAGCTTAAAAtct
This genomic window contains:
- the LOC124909884 gene encoding 11S globulin seed storage protein Ana o 2.0101-like — encoded protein: MVNSCVLPISILCFLVLTTGGSAYRQAGQQQQAQCRIQSINPLEPARRLQHEAGYTDVWDQTFDQIQCAGVAASRHLIQQGGLLLPTFSNAPLLAYVVKGRGIVGTINPGCAETFQSSEQIDVGGQFGSQKFRDQHQKIHRCRKGDIVAFKVGLAHWVHNDGNEDLELMVVHDTSNVENQLDQNLRRFFLAGNPQESEMQQRRKYSGQQQQDENFSGNLFQGFETEVLAESFQVDLETAARLQGQDDNRGFIVRVGKEFEMQRPSKYEEERRREWSPRNNGFEETVCTMRIRENLDDPERADVYTAQGGRISTVNSHNLPILKEIQLSAERGVLYENAMAAPHWTLNAHNIIYILRGTGRIQVVGHSNRAVFNGEVRQGQLLVVPQNYAEVKLAGNEGLEWVSFKTNDRAISSPLAGKTSVIRAMPVEVVMSAFRMSRDEAQKLKYNRQEVRIFPRSKRQSERI